The following proteins come from a genomic window of Streptomyces sp. NBC_01716:
- a CDS encoding GNAT family N-acetyltransferase — protein MTTTLRPTGPLQQTDDGMKSRGYEVCDNSRPVGVIELAMDGAFGTPAGVLRQLRIDEADRRRGRGTIAALAAEEVLRGWGCGQVVASVPAEADGLLPLLANLGHTERSRNMLKDLAQEPPALPPGLVGRPMDEKEYETWQEHSFDGFRQSWIDRGLPPAQAQAKAESSRHHLLPAGLSTPATSIEVLVHDGAVVGDIWVGSREIDPGVVIPYVFAVEVPDTLRGNGYGRALMLQAERIAHDRGTPTVGLHVFAGNTPAIGLYESLGYVTTHHNVFKPLL, from the coding sequence ATGACCACGACTCTGCGGCCGACCGGGCCGCTTCAGCAGACCGATGACGGCATGAAGTCACGCGGCTACGAGGTGTGTGACAACAGCCGTCCCGTCGGCGTGATCGAACTCGCCATGGACGGTGCCTTCGGCACCCCGGCCGGTGTCCTGCGCCAACTGCGGATCGACGAGGCCGACCGGCGCCGCGGTCGCGGCACGATCGCCGCGCTGGCCGCCGAGGAGGTGCTCCGGGGCTGGGGCTGCGGCCAGGTGGTCGCCTCCGTCCCGGCCGAGGCCGATGGCCTGCTGCCGCTGCTGGCGAACCTGGGCCACACGGAGCGCAGCCGGAACATGCTCAAGGACCTCGCCCAGGAGCCTCCGGCCCTGCCGCCAGGACTGGTCGGCAGACCGATGGACGAGAAGGAGTACGAGACCTGGCAGGAGCATTCGTTCGACGGCTTCCGCCAGAGCTGGATCGACCGCGGCCTGCCACCGGCCCAGGCCCAGGCCAAGGCGGAGTCCAGCCGCCACCACCTCCTGCCCGCCGGCCTGTCCACCCCGGCCACCTCGATCGAGGTCCTGGTCCACGACGGGGCCGTGGTCGGCGACATCTGGGTGGGCAGCCGCGAGATCGACCCCGGGGTGGTCATCCCCTACGTATTCGCGGTGGAGGTCCCCGACACCCTGCGCGGCAACGGCTACGGCCGCGCCCTGATGCTCCAGGCGGAACGAATCGCCCACGACAGGGGCACGCCCACGGTGGGCCTGCACGTCTTCGCGGGAAACACCCCGGCGATCGGCCTCTACGAGTCCCTGGGGTACGTCACCACGCACCACAACGTGTTCAAGCCCCTGCTCTGA
- a CDS encoding DsbA family protein — translation MSDSPIAGPVQLDVWCELECADCHTALADLHALRARYGDRLDIRLRHFPLEKHRHAFAAAQAAEEAVEQGQGWPYAEAVLARHQELATRGEPLLVEIARELRLDDEEFDTALIDGRHTLIVDADQAEGKAIGVTGTPTYVIGGERLDGGKSQEGLRERIEEIADRLLAKE, via the coding sequence ATGAGTGACTCCCCCATCGCCGGCCCCGTCCAGCTCGACGTCTGGTGCGAGCTGGAGTGCGCCGACTGCCACACCGCCCTCGCGGACCTGCACGCGCTGCGTGCGCGCTACGGCGACCGGCTGGACATCCGCCTGCGGCACTTCCCCCTGGAGAAGCACCGCCACGCGTTCGCCGCGGCCCAGGCGGCCGAGGAGGCGGTGGAACAGGGCCAGGGCTGGCCCTACGCCGAGGCGGTCCTGGCCCGCCACCAGGAACTGGCCACCCGGGGCGAGCCGCTGCTGGTCGAGATCGCCCGCGAACTGCGCCTGGACGACGAGGAGTTCGACACCGCACTGATCGACGGCCGCCACACCCTGATCGTCGACGCGGACCAGGCCGAGGGCAAGGCGATCGGCGTGACGGGCACCCCCACGTACGTGATCGGCGGCGAACGCCTCGACGGCGGCAAGAGCCAGGAAGGCCTCCGCGAACGCATCGAGGAAATCGCGGACCGCCTGCTCGCGAAGGAATGA
- a CDS encoding CGNR zinc finger domain-containing protein yields the protein MQVPHDTRNALETVVSLVNTVPEADGTDGLADVEALYGFAQAHRMSGVGDLGPRDLRAVHDVRTRFTEVFAADGPREASRLLNELVAAAGTTPQLTDHDGYDWHVHYFAPDASMADHLAADCGMALAFIVVAGEQERLRRCEAPDCGHAFVDLSRNRSRRYCDSRTCGNRLHVAAYRARRKEAAG from the coding sequence GTGCAGGTCCCTCACGACACCCGCAACGCCCTTGAGACCGTCGTCAGTCTCGTGAACACCGTCCCCGAGGCAGACGGCACGGACGGGCTCGCCGATGTCGAGGCCCTGTACGGCTTCGCACAGGCCCATCGGATGAGCGGCGTCGGTGACCTAGGCCCCCGTGATCTGCGGGCCGTACACGACGTACGTACGCGCTTCACCGAGGTTTTCGCGGCGGACGGTCCCCGCGAGGCGTCCCGGCTGCTGAACGAGCTGGTGGCCGCCGCCGGGACGACCCCGCAGCTGACGGACCACGACGGCTACGACTGGCACGTGCACTACTTCGCGCCGGACGCGTCGATGGCCGACCATCTGGCCGCCGACTGCGGCATGGCGCTCGCGTTCATCGTGGTGGCGGGCGAACAGGAGCGGCTGCGGCGCTGCGAGGCGCCGGACTGCGGGCACGCCTTCGTCGACCTGTCGCGCAACCGCTCCCGCCGTTACTGCGACAGCCGCACCTGCGGCAACAGGCTGCATGTGGCGGCCTACCGCGCACGCCGCAAAGAAGCGGCCGGCTGA
- a CDS encoding SsgA family sporulation/cell division regulator, with the protein MNTTVSCELHLRLVVSSESSLPVPAGLRYDTADPYAVHATFHTGAEETVEWVFARDLLAEGLHRPTGTGDVRVWPSRSQGQGVVCIALSSPEGEALLEAPARALESFLKRTDAAVPPGTEHRHFDLDTELSHILADS; encoded by the coding sequence ATGAACACCACGGTCAGCTGCGAGCTGCACCTGCGCCTCGTTGTATCGAGCGAGTCCTCACTGCCTGTACCCGCGGGCCTGCGGTATGACACGGCCGATCCCTATGCCGTGCACGCCACCTTCCACACCGGAGCCGAGGAGACGGTCGAGTGGGTGTTCGCCCGCGACCTTCTGGCCGAGGGGCTGCACCGGCCCACCGGCACCGGCGACGTCCGAGTCTGGCCCTCCCGCAGCCAGGGCCAGGGAGTCGTCTGCATCGCACTCAGCTCCCCTGAAGGAGAAGCCCTGCTGGAGGCCCCGGCGCGAGCCCTGGAATCCTTCCTCAAGCGAACCGATGCCGCGGTGCCACCCGGCACCGAGCATCGCCACTTCGACCTCGACACCGAGTTGTCTCACATCCTGGCCGACAGCTGA